The following DNA comes from Cucumis sativus cultivar 9930 chromosome 7, Cucumber_9930_V3, whole genome shotgun sequence.
GCTTCACTCAATTTGTGCAgacaaaaaatagttttaaggTAGACTACAACTGACTACCTAATTATAAAAATGCCTTTTCAACTAGTACAAATATTGCTCAACTATGCACACATAATTTACGCGCGTGAGAACTACAACATGAAGATTATCTCAAAGGGTCTTGCGGTCTTTGAAACTTCTTGAATTACCAATTTGACTTGAAAGTTTAGATGGGTGAggcaaatataataatatttcatttaacaCTCTCCTTCAATATATGGAAGATtcaacaagtgaaaatcaatattaattgaagagaaaataatatcataGATTTGAACGTAGGACTTCTTGGACTACTTGCTCTaataccatcttaaatcacctTGATACCTTAAAACTTCaacttataaaagaaaatttagtaACGATGTCatctaacaaaaatttgaGAGAAGTGTTTAGAAAATGGGttgggaaaaaaagaaaggaaagaaagtaTTCTTTATCTGGTGGGGATATTTTAAATACGATTAGGAATAATTTCACTGTGGATATCTATTTAGTCATTTTTTTCcctgttttaattaattaattttattatgattgAGGTGTTAGTTCTTTCGATGTCCTTGTATCATTTCATCATAGTTCAGGAGTTTATGCTAGAATATCAGTGTCACTGGTCTTTTCAGATGTAAAGTAGGTCgtcaattatttaaaatgattgattcGTCCAAAAGAAAGCTTAAGTTAATAGGTTTAGGTGAAAGGTAAATTTAGTATCATGTCCACCCTAATAACTACTGGTATACGTCTCTTGGAAGCCTTGGTTGAAAGATTTTCAAACGTTTGTTTTTCCTTACTCCCTTCTGAAGTTCGCTTCATCTCAACATTTCGTTTCTTTATATTTGATGTACGATGAGGTTTGCTCATTTTCTTCCTGCCTGGGAGACAGTATAAGGGATCTTCGTCGCGAGAGAGAAACACTGAGCAAGCTAATGCAGAAGCGAATCACagaagatgaaagaaagagattgtTTCAGAAATGGGGAATTGCATTGAATTCAAAACGCCGAAGGCTGCAGCTGATGAGTCAGTTGTGGACCGATCCGAAGAACATGAACCATGTAACAGAGAGTGCAGCCATTGTTGCAAAGCTTGTGAAGTTTGCTGAGCAAGGACAAGCCCTCAAGGGGAACTTTGGTCTCAGCTTCATTACACCTCCACAGAAAAGTAGATCATTTAGCTGGAGAAACAATAGGACTTCTTTAATCTGACTTCAGGTGACATTCTCCAGTGCTTAAATTACCACaccatttgtttgtttgtttgttttgttttttgttgctaccagtaattaatatatagttaCGACACTAAAGCATCATTAATTGTAATAGGGCTGTATAAATATCTTGTAAAACTTGCTTGATCTAGGAAGTTAAGATAGATTAGGCTGATCATGACTGatttgggttttctttttttgttattttttgtgtgtatTTTGTGAACCCAAACATATTAATTCCCATATACATTCTCTTCAAAGACGAGATGACCATTGTTGTCTTGTTTTCCTTCCAATTGGATTACTGTTGAAGATGATTCTAATATTAGatatttattacataattatttaattgtcaCACAAAAAGTATAAAGGTAAAGTATTAAGGTAATTTTTGAGTCTTTAGTTAGGAGTAAGGTGGAGTGGTTCATGGATGACTCTCAATTTAAACAcgttgaaaatgaaagttgaCGGTGTGTAAcaatatcttaaatttaaatttaagggAGGTACTAGGTGCCATATTtatgagttgaatttgattttcaaattttggttaaagCTATTGATTAAATcgaaagaaattagaaaattgatgattcaaacacacattttatttctttctcgtTTTCGTAATCTAGATAGTTGGGTGGTTACTTCCAACGTTGAGAAAGATATGTTTTGCACTTACACGAATATTGATGAACGTTTGGGTTtgtagcaaaaaaaaaaagttcattttctttttttcttccaaataatatgtatgtattatttttattctacaCTAAATAGACTATTTGGCAAAGTTACAAGTTGacatgttttgaaatttccCAAACTTTCGTTtgtgtttagggtttagaacATCAACATTGGTACCACCATCAAAGCAACAAAGTGAGGGTCCAACAAATTAGGATAAATTCTAACCATATGTTAGTGTTTTAAAGtgaatattattgttattattatgcATTCCAATAATATATGCCTATCGATACCTACACAATACACAATTGCGAAAAGTTGTGtgttttgttatgtttatttgtatgtcaaaaattaaaaatttgactccttttttctacatttcgaaaattttaaaataaaatatggtCTGGAAATTTAAAGTGttaaaatgagatttaatataactattaatttccaactcaaataaatttgctaattctaaaaaaaatgatcgaAATCTGTTTATCTTCCAAATCTCAGCCGGGAATGGGAAAGATATTTATTCTCAAATCGAACGGTtcaattggaagaaaaagttagaatttagaaGAGTTTAACAAACCATCTAAACATCAATTTGTAATGCAAGCTTCTCAAAATCAATCCCAGAGTTGCAGGCAATTGAACCCTAATTTGCAGATATGATTCGAAGGAAAATGGGTCAAATATGAAATCGAAAACACGCCAGCAAGACGATTAATCACTATAGAACAATTCTTGACTTGAGATAAACCCAAACCTCGAGAAACccttgatttgtttttttcaaaattacaaatcatGAAAGTAAAGTTTTATGCAATCAGAAGGAACACAAAAGCGATTGAAATCAGATGAGCTTGAAAGGAAGAGGCCAAGGAGTGGAACTAGGAACCTCGATTTTATCCTTGATTCGCTgtatcttcttctccttcttcggCCTAGCGTTTCCGTAGGAGCCTTTGAATCTCTTCCCTCTCTTCGTCCTCTTGTCACCTCGTCCACAGAGAATCGGGACCAGTCCTTCGACCGCCATGGACGACGTTAGAGAAGGAGAACGTCTCTCCGCCGCCATAACTCCCCTAGCTACTGCGCCGAACCACTGCGCCATcgccattttcttttctcttttccaatGGATTTCGTTCACAGTCCAATTGTAGTGGAAGGAAGCAAAAGAGTGAGTGGCTGACTATTGAACTGTATTGGTAAACATGGGCTGTGGGCTTAAAGCCCAAAAATCAAGCCCAttctcatattttcttttattttttccttttcttttaaataatgtattgTTACCAAGTTTTTTTGGTGagatttttctaaagaaaaataaaatcctaATTAGAAACACTAACCCTCAACATAGACTAAATTGTAATAACTCGTTTTCACCCGATTGAAGTTGGAACTTAAACATTACATAATAGTTGTGAGCTTTCCATAGTTTGAAGGTAGTTTTATAgcttttaaaatctaaagtATTTTTGGAcacaacaataacaatttcttttcaatacaCTAGCaaagttgtttttataatctctttttcaaagtttaaaagcgtttgatttttttttcttaacatgaagtataaagttaaaagaggTTTTTAGCAATTCCActagtataatataatatccAACAATCTCATGTTacatgttaaatttttttttggttgggaGTAAAATTGTTGCCTATGAATTACCAATAAAATCATCTAACATAAAAGTGAGCATATGTGaactattataaattatataacatgTATTGAATCTCCTATCTCCTTACTATCCAATTTGTATAGAATAAgcgaaaaacaaaatatttatcatacatattaaaaaaattgttcttgAATTTATATCATTAGTTAAACAACCCAAAAAAACCATAAGCTCGCAATGTTTATTTAACATCCATaacttattataaaataaagaaactatAGTGATCTatgaaataaatgtataaaagTACTAAAATTGAccatgttttaattaaatttcaaaaatccAAAAGATAGTAAATAACGTTTTTGCACAAATTTATGAACTATAAGTTAATCATATAGAGTTAGTATGGCAATAGGAACAACAAGGGGTGGTGGCGCAGTTGGCTAGCGCGTAGGTCTCATAGCTAATACGAGTTATCCTGAGGTCGAGAGTTCGAGCCTCTCTCACcccaacaaataatttttaatgttcCACCCCTCCACTCCCCGGTTGAGCTTTTTCTTAGAAccatttgtttgattttgagcTTTAATTTTGTGATGGAAATGATTCCATGGCGTCCTCTTGATTTCCAGTAGTTGTAGATCAACATGGCCCATCAAATCCTCCATATCTTACTCTTCATTTTcccctcttcttttctttccttcttacTCTCTCTGCCGACACATCTCCGACCCCATTCATGGACCTCCCTCCTGCCATTTCCTTCTCATGGAGTCGTACTGTCTCCCATTCTCTTCGCATTCCTCAACACCTGGCAGTAAGTCTTCCATTCTCATTATCgcatttattttgttttgttggctGTTGAGGGATGAATATGGTTAAATCAACTCTTCCTTgccttcttcctctctctatttttttcttcgtaTAAATTctcggttttttttttttcttttctttttgaagataTGTGGCAACAGGTTTCGGGTGTTTTGTGCCATTGATGCTACAAAGATGGTATGTACTTTGAATTTCTgtgtttttatatttcattgtGGAATTGAGAATTGTAATGTGTAGTTAATTTGTAGTCAGTTTGTcttatatgtttgataattgTCTCCGCTGTGAAATTATCTTTATTGGTATTGATCTTGCAAAATTATTGACCCTTGACTTCAAGGGTGAATTTGGGGGGTTTGGAGGACTAAGTAATTTCTGTTGGGTTTTAACCAAATATTAGAATAGCAGTTGTCATACATTTGAAAGATTTAAGAATGTGATGGGTTTCTAATTACTATAAAAGAAGATTATGCCTTTGGTCTCCAATCATCCCATTTTGAAGTACTTTATGCATGATATACTAACTCAATTGTGTGAGTGGGATAACAAGTGTTGAGAGAGATTTCTGTTTGATCGATATCATTTTTCACTTGTGAAAATCTTTTGGTCcatggtttttttctttgttttggagTTTTTCCATGCTAACTTTAgtgttttgattttcttaaaattttcagcTTATTCATGTGGTTGTAGCAGAAGGTTTTTTTCCAACAATTTGAGACTTTGTAGCGAGGCTTTTGTCGGCTAAATGGCTATGGTGTTTTTTAATAGAGTTAAAAGCTCTATGGCATAGGGTCATTGTTTGCAAATACAGTCCCTACCCTTTCAAGTGGTTATCCGTTTGTGAGCTTGACACTTTGAAGAATTCTTGGGAGGCAATCTCTTTGAgtttttccatcttttctaATCCTCTAGAGTCAGTTGAAAATAGTTCAAACACTTTCTTTTGGCAGTACCATGGACTGGGTGAACTGATAATCCCTTCTGTACTTGTTTCCTTGCCTGTATCACTTGTCCTTCTCGAGGTTGTGTCCTATGGCTTGCTCTCTTCATGTTGGTTTCTGCTGTCGTCTTTTAGATAGTGAATTGTTTGACatgtcttctcttctttctttattgggAGACGGCCATCTTCATTTGAGGAGTAGGAGTATTAGTTTTTGTTCCCCTAATCCCTCTCAGGGTCTCTCTggttcattttcctttatattGGGTAGCCCTTGCACTTCTAGGAACTTAAGGAAGGTTCAAATTTCCAAGAAGGTCAATGTTTTTGCTTGGCACGCCTTACATGGGAGAGTGAATGGAATGGCTTGTATTCAAACACACTCTTCCTTCTTGTTGGGGCTGCAATGGTGCTTTCTTTGTAGCAAGTTATCTGAAAATCTGGATCACATCTTGGGGAGATGCCAGTTTGCTCTTTTGATACGGAACTGCTTTTTGGAGACTTTTGGTGTTTGCTTAGCTCGTAATAGAGATCGTCTACTTATGTTGGGGAAGGTTTTGTTTCATCTGCCTTTTTGTGATTAGGGACATGTTTGTTGGCAATTGGCtgaaagctttttttttttatcattgatttTTTCTGTCTTGTTAGATCTGTGGTTGGTTAGATCCTTTTATTAGATGTTTCTACGAACCCTTTTCTGCTCTTACGTTTTTCTCAGCTCGGTTTTTTGATTAAAAAGCAATTTGTTGCAGAAAAATCAGCTCACAGTATCAATAACTGGAGCTACAGGCTTTATTGGCCGAAGGCTTGTGCAAAGGCTCCATGCAGGTTATGTTCAATACATCCTGCTAGGCATCTGGAAAAACCAAAGACATCAAAGCTTGcctatttttaatttgctaccaaaaaaatttctttttctatttctaatttgctaccaaaaaaatttcaaaaaacattGCTTGCTTAATATCATATCTTTAACCTTTATCTCCAATCTGCTTCTCACAATATAGTGGACGAACAACTGAATGAGAATTCTTTGTTGCGTTGATGATTATAGATAAACACAACATTCGAGTTTTAACACGCTCTAAATCTAAGGCCGAGTTGATATTTCCGGGTAAGAAGGTAATACATGTCATAGTCGTTCATGTTTTACTGTACCTTCTGACTTCTTTATGTCTAACTTTTAAACTGCGTCCCACATTTTGTAGCAAGGGAGTTTCCAGGAATCATGATCGCAGAGGAGCCGGGGTGGAAAAACTGCATCCAAGGTTCAGATGGAGTTGTTAACTTGGCTGGCATGCCTATAAGTACCAGGTGGTCTTCTGAGGTTAGTACATATTTCCTACGACATGACTAACGGTCCCATTTACTACACAAAGAGCTAGGAATAAGGTCTTGGAATGGAGCTTAACATTTGCAATGTCTTATGGTGGCACTagatttttatgttttatccATTACTGGAAATCCCCATATCTGCTTTAGACGAACTGTCTCTATAGAATTTGATTCAATTCGACACCTTGTGGTAGTATGGTTAAACAACTTTCAGTATACATTGTACCCATTTCAATCCAGATCAAGAAAGAGATCAAGCAAAGCAGGATCAGAGTCACCTCAAAGGTAAAAATTTATCCAACATAACTATAGAGTACTGCAAACAGTTTAAGGACTTTCTCCTTTTCTAGCTTACAGAAGTAAAAAGCTGATATGTTACTTAACTAATGTAAAGGTTGTAAGCTTAATTAATGATGCACCGGATGCAGCTCGCCCTACGGTTTTGGTTAGCGCAACAGCTGTTGGTTACTATGGTATGTGCTTCTATCTAGACTTActcaactctctctctctctctcttccttaCCATATATCTGAAAGACTTGACTGTCTATCGTAAAGAACAGATGCCAATGTCtagtttagtttaaattttcgGAATATTCAAAGCAATTTGATCAAAGAAGCAGATTGTAATAAATGGAAAGAGCACTCTTGGTTGTAAAGTTGtcaacaattcaaattttctcttctttttttttcattttttttatataaactttttattaagagaatgaagaaagactaatgctcaagatgcaaggaaacaaaaatacataaataaataaagacaaaTACATAGCAAAACAGAAGAGAGCTGTtgtgaattattattatcattttcatccttTTCCTATTATTAGGACTGCTTATTTTCTCAGTTTTGCAGTGAGAATTAAGaaactcaaatttataataaaaaatatttttgaactattttatCTCTCAGGTACTAGTGAAACAGCAACATTCGATGAACGAAGTCCATCCGGAAATGACTACTTAGCACAGGTAAGGAGAGTTATTAGATAGTGCTTTATTGAAGAGGACTagttgaattttatgtttcttttcttcgTAATTAAAGAGGAAAATAGTTAACAGCAATTTCtgttaatattaataaataaataaataaattgcaaTTGTTTCCTTGTGTTGCAACCAAATTTCCATGAACGATGATGGAACATAGTGGTAATtctatggttttttttctctcacaCTTTGTAGTTCATGTTTGTGATAGCAACTGGTTTGTCACAGTATTTTAGATGTAGCTAATAAAAGTAAAGCTTTAAAAGAattcttttcttataaaatcaTTCCAAACAAGTTCTTATATGCTACATGAAAATGGACTCAAGAAATTATACATCCTCCTCTAGACTCTTGATGGTTGTCTAGTCTGAAggctttttatttatatattttaaaattttggataaaaaaCTATATCGATGGAATGAAATCTCCAAGGATATCCATAGTTACAACTTACAAAAAGGCCAATCTTATAGGAAGTGCAAAGGATGTTTCCACTTTCCAATTTGTAGtgaggaaagaaaaactatagCTTATCTAAAGCAGGTATATTGAGGACTGTCATTAAGATTTGTTTGTCATGAACTTGTTTGCTGAAGAGCATCGTTAAGATCTCTTTCTATTTGTCATATACTGAAAACTTCCATACTACATCTTCTGATTTCTGGCGTTTGTGTTTACTTAAGATAAAGATATTGATTTCCCAGGTTTGTAGGGAATGGGAAGCAACAGCCCTGGGAGTAAACAAGAACGTTAGAGTGGCTCTTATCCGTATAGGTGTTGTTCTTGGTAAAGAAGGTGGTGCTTTAGGTATGGGAGTTTGCCCtcgttcttttcttttcttaattattatgtttatatCTTTGTTTGGTTAGTTTACTGACATGTTTTGGAGTGAttctaaaatagttaaaatgtttttaatcaTCTAAAGCTAAAGCTAATTCTAATAGTAtgtagaatgtttttaaatgtAGAATTGAATATTGGATTGATTTTGAGCAATTAATTATGGGTTTCAGAAtgattttaactatttcaaaagtgtcattttttaaaaataatttttgtttggtctATTCCACGTGGTTATGGttcaaaaatgtttattttggtCTATGTAGTATGTACTCGtaaaattcaatcaatttgataatcttttcttAATCTCATTTTCAATCATGATTTCAGCCCAATGCACAGCACTTAAATAACTTCCAAAAATATTGTCATTGTTTTTCATCGAAAATCTTTCATTGTGCGTAATATTCGTGTTAGGATCTTACAAATACAAATGAAacaatatatgaaaagaatgtAGGACCAAATTATGTAAAGCTTGGTTGAAGTTGAAAAGGCTCTCATGGTAATTAGAAAGTTTCTATATTGCGATagtatatatttcattaattgatTGTGACGTTGATATCTCTCAAGAATAATGTGATGTGCAACGAAATTggtactttcttttttaaaaagaaaattctataGATATCAATCAATTATGtcaaaacaacaataatgttaCAAAAAATTCTGATATTGTtggatatttttagaaaaacttatagaacaaaaaattaaaagatattagTTAATACATAAATCTtttgactttcttttttccttttttgagcaattgtaagaaaatgaaatatttgaccaaatatttacattttacataaaaaaaatctaataaattttgtttttttaagtagttttgtcaattttttctatttttgataaactcccttatttttttagaaaatactgACTTTTAAACAAATCAACTaacatgtttgttatttatatttatgttttatgttatcTACCTATCATACCGATTGAAGCTCATGAAAATATGTGGGGTgcaaaattaatacaaaaatgttGGTTGTATAGAGTAGTAGTGTGAATATCGTTTctaagttaaaattataaagaatatTGATGTATGTGCCTTTGCAGCGAAAATGATACCTCTCTTCATGATGTTTGCTGGAGGCCCGCTGGGATCTGGAAAACAATGGTAACACTCTCTACCTATGACTCCAAATTTACAACCTTGGCCAATTAACCCTGCTGAAGGTTCATTGGAccttttttctccttcttaaaagtagtatttatttatttataaaattggcAAACGCAGGTTTTCGTGGATTCATTTGGATGACATTGTGAACTTAATATATGAAGCTCTCATCAATCCATCTTATCAAGGTTATATTTCCATTCTAACACACTCTCAgaataaaaacattataaagataacaactaataaataatttcaattacCGGCAAAATAATAAGTTTCGGTTAATATAGTAATGACCcttttgttttcgtttttgCATTTCTAATATTGTTTTGAATCTAAGAAAATGGTATATGGtaataagttaattaaattaaataatttgtaaataaagttttgttgtattttactatatttgtaaatatttttaagtttggttataaaaaaaaaaaaaaaaaaaaacaacaacaacaacaggGGTTATAAATGGAACAGCCCCAAACCCGGTTACGTTGGGTGAATTATGTAAAGGATTGGGAGCTGAGATGGGAAGACCTTCATGGCTCCCAGTACCTGACTTTGCTCTCAAAGCCGTGCTTGGAGAAGGAGCTTCTGTGGTTCGTCACAATCCCACActctttgctttcttcttttaatttatatctatttttccaaagttGCTCATTTTCTATTCTAATAGGTGTTGGAAGGGCAAAAGGTTGTTCCTACCAGAGCCAAGGAATTGGGTTTTTCGTATAAGTACCCTTCCGTGAAGGACGCACTCAAGTCCATTCTTTCCTAAGCTCAATTATGAAGAAAATTCGCCACagcaattttttctttcttttgttggatgagatttatttaattgtgtTGTAAATTCGATTTTGGGATGAAGTGAAATGATGCAAAGATTAAAAATGTAGTGGAGAAGGAGATTGAATATTTGGTcatgaattataaatttatagacACAAAGTGGGGTATAGCATGGCATGGCATAATTTCAACTACATTGTGAGTTCGTTCTATGAGATATTGTA
Coding sequences within:
- the LOC101214509 gene encoding 30S ribosomal protein S31, mitochondrial — its product is MAMAQWFGAVARGVMAAERRSPSLTSSMAVEGLVPILCGRGDKRTKRGKRFKGSYGNARPKKEKKIQRIKDKIEVPSSTPWPLPFKLI
- the LOC101214028 gene encoding epimerase family protein SDR39U1 homolog, chloroplastic isoform X2, whose protein sequence is MDLPPAISFSWSRTVSHSLRIPQHLAICGNRFRVFCAIDATKMKNQLTVSITGATGFIGRRLVQRLHADKHNIRVLTRSKSKAELIFPAREFPGIMIAEEPGWKNCIQGSDGVVNLAGMPISTRWSSEIKKEIKQSRIRVTSKVVSLINDAPDAARPTVLVSATAVGYYGTSETATFDERSPSGNDYLAQVCREWEATALGVNKNVRVALIRIGVVLGKEGGALAKMIPLFMMFAGGPLGSGKQWFSWIHLDDIVNLIYEALINPSYQGVINGTAPNPVTLGELCKGLGAEMGRPSWLPVPDFALKAVLGEGASVVLEGQKVVPTRAKELGFSYKYPSVKDALKSILS
- the LOC101214028 gene encoding epimerase family protein SDR39U1 homolog, chloroplastic isoform X1, translating into MACSLHVGFCCRLLDSELFDMSSLLSLLGDGHLHLRSRSISFCSPNPSQGLSGSFSFILGSPCTSRNLRKVQISKKVNVFAWHALHGRVNGMACIQTHSSFLLGLQWCFLCSKLSENLDHILGRCQFALLIRNCFLETFGVCLARNRDRLLMLGKKNQLTVSITGATGFIGRRLVQRLHADKHNIRVLTRSKSKAELIFPAREFPGIMIAEEPGWKNCIQGSDGVVNLAGMPISTRWSSEIKKEIKQSRIRVTSKVVSLINDAPDAARPTVLVSATAVGYYGTSETATFDERSPSGNDYLAQVCREWEATALGVNKNVRVALIRIGVVLGKEGGALAKMIPLFMMFAGGPLGSGKQWFSWIHLDDIVNLIYEALINPSYQGVINGTAPNPVTLGELCKGLGAEMGRPSWLPVPDFALKAVLGEGASVVLEGQKVVPTRAKELGFSYKYPSVKDALKSILS